In one window of Megalopta genalis isolate 19385.01 chromosome 4, iyMegGena1_principal, whole genome shotgun sequence DNA:
- the LOC143259339 gene encoding uncharacterized protein LOC143259339 yields the protein MNSPYRGIICIVQAQRASLVPSIYTSNNIPYAFHNESGNVPDDDEDDEDGEDEDEEKRDCGDEDEDDEDEDNKDEDEDDDDEDGKDEDDENEDNEDEDDEGEDKDEDDEDEDNEDEDEDDDDEDGKDEDNENEDNEDEDDEGEDKDEDDEDEDNEDEDEDDDDEDGKDEDNENEDKDNEDQDDEGEDKDEDNDDEDDKDEDDKDEDDEDENNEDEDDEDEN from the coding sequence ATGAATAGCCCATATCGCGGAATCATCTGCATAGTACAAGCGCAGCGCGCTTCCCTCGTACCCTCCATATATACGAGCAACAATATCCCGTATGCTTTCCATAACGAGTCGGGGAACGTACctgacgacgacgaggacgacgaggacGGCGAGGATGAGGACGAAGAGAAAAGGGATTGCGGAGACGAAGATGAGGACGACGAAGACGAGGACAACAAGGACGAGGATGAGGATGATGACGATGAGGATGGCAAAGATGAGGATGACgagaacgaggacaacgaggacgaggacgacgaggGCGAGGACAAGGATGAGGATGACGAggacgaggacaacgaggacgaGGATGAGGATGACGACGATGAGGATGGCAAAGATGAGGATAACgagaacgaggacaacgaggacgaggacgacgaggGCGAGGACAAGGATGAGGATGACGAggacgaggacaacgaggacgaGGATGAGGATGACGACGATGAGGATGGCAAAGATGAGGATAACGAGAACGAGgacaaggacaacgaggacCAGGACGACGAGGGCGAGGACAAGGATGAGGATAACGACGATGAGGATGACAAGGATGAGGATGACAAGGATGAGGATGACGaggacgagaacaacgaggacgaggacgacgaggacgagAACTAA